From Weissella confusa, a single genomic window includes:
- a CDS encoding MurR/RpiR family transcriptional regulator: protein MAQSGFARIRSMRDQLSGSDEKIAGFILANPEEIRSLTIQGLANAVGLSTATISRFVKRVGFGSFREFSLSLAVATQSDDTFFGEIDEEDDTTEIVQKVFSGATNALEGTLSMINSDDWATATKWLVEARRVGLFGIGGSSIVALNGYHKLLRTPLDVEQHPDYDVQLMQAVRMSATDVAIVVSHSGRNHDTLTIARQLKNNGVKIIAITAYKQSELAKTADLVLASAAEEVNIRSESMSSLIAQITIMDSLFTLVGVQLGDKTQQVVDHIRTAIEGTRE from the coding sequence ATGGCACAATCAGGTTTTGCGCGTATTCGTTCAATGCGTGATCAATTATCTGGATCAGATGAAAAAATCGCTGGCTTTATCCTAGCCAACCCAGAAGAAATTCGTTCCTTAACAATCCAAGGGCTCGCGAATGCGGTCGGACTTTCAACCGCTACGATTTCCCGTTTTGTTAAGCGTGTCGGCTTCGGTTCATTCCGTGAGTTTTCACTCAGCTTAGCCGTTGCCACGCAATCAGACGATACGTTCTTTGGTGAAATCGACGAAGAAGACGATACAACTGAAATTGTTCAAAAGGTATTCAGTGGTGCAACTAACGCCTTGGAAGGTACCCTATCAATGATTAACAGTGACGATTGGGCAACGGCTACTAAGTGGTTAGTCGAAGCTCGTCGCGTTGGTCTATTTGGTATTGGTGGTTCATCAATCGTCGCCTTGAATGGTTATCACAAGTTGTTGCGTACGCCTTTGGATGTCGAACAACACCCTGACTACGACGTGCAACTGATGCAAGCCGTTCGCATGAGCGCTACTGATGTTGCCATCGTGGTATCACACTCAGGTCGTAACCACGACACGCTAACGATTGCACGCCAACTTAAGAACAACGGCGTCAAAATTATTGCCATTACTGCTTATAAGCAATCTGAATTGGCCAAAACAGCTGATCTAGTTTTGGCCAGTGCCGCTGAAGAAGTCAATATCCGAAGTGAATCAATGTCATCATTGATTGCTCAAATCACAATTATGGATAGCTTGTTCACCCTTGTCGGGGTGCAACTTGGTGATAAGACCCAACAAGTGGTTGATCACATCCGTACCGCCATTGAAGGTACGCGTGAATAG
- a CDS encoding beta strand repeat-containing protein: protein MKAGYTYTVKYTGTDAPDSTAYTTLSSAVAAHPRYDSTSNSGNSDTSSQAFVVTYKTNQYASLFTDSADNSGNSVLSYSAVNETTNGPASSAISFKTTDSQLAKSGYSYVVNVLNSAGSVINSYTTLTSAAAANKYDNTSNAANATTDAQVQRFKVVYAPMTAKVTYNYVDQSGKVISTARSTNGYVGSKIPDGSMTIAGYTLVGPDNNSDADGLFDADLDSVITYVYKPQYQAANLVVDSASPISANSAVESASGVTSGSLAFSTADSQLTKSGYTYVVYGPKGDSYATLTAAVKANSLYDNTENGSTSADSSAQTFRVSYTADAQSAYIRVQQNSPVKAGYSVANITGVTSQAMSFGVTDADLATSGYTYTVGYGYDVNNTVWYSTLSQALAANSTFDNTDNTGTTDAAAQRFVVLYAPMSQAASVVVDANSPISAGSTALSANGSTGSAISFTADSSYATLDSQLAKSGYTYTVKYGSDSTAYTTLSSALSAHSYYNANNTASGTSDANPDMFTVSYKAASQSAVVNVAGTSPIKANSKVDSATGVTSGALSFATSDASLAVAGYTYTVTGPDGKTYTTLSSAVAANSIFDNTTNTGSTDSAIQSFTVSYKAAYQSAALVVDADSPISANSSLASAAGVTKGAVSFAKTDSQLAVPGYTYVVYAANGSSYATLTAAMAANGTFDDTDNGTATSDGSAQVFRVSYKADSQQAKVTVGLESPISAGSVIDSAAGPTSGAIAFGTVTDSYLYTQGYHYTVSGPDGTSYSTLSQAIAANSAYDNTDNTGSTDSKPQTFTVNYTADMQRASLGVTSDSPVSAGSWLASISGGTATQMPFSIADASLAVSGYTYRVMGPDGEWYATLAAAQSANTTFDNTSNADDSDTETQNFMISYAPMSQAATIVGAANSPIQKGKTIESASGLTGSAIAFSNTDATLARSGYRYVVYMGSDSATTYSTLSAAMAANTVYDNTNNTGSSDAAPQAFTVSYIADYQSANLVIGGATQISSGVTLDSAAGVTSGQVSFATNDSALDIDGYRYIVKAPNGNTYNTLASALTGNTGLHDNTNNATDSDAAPQTYTVEYSAITQTAEVVVGETGDEYSG from the coding sequence GTGAAGGCGGGCTACACGTACACGGTTAAGTACACCGGTACGGATGCGCCAGACTCAACGGCGTACACAACGTTGTCATCAGCTGTGGCAGCGCACCCACGTTATGACAGCACATCAAATTCAGGTAATTCAGATACATCATCACAAGCCTTTGTGGTGACGTATAAGACAAATCAATATGCCTCATTGTTTACGGATTCAGCCGACAATTCAGGTAACTCAGTTTTGAGCTACTCAGCTGTTAACGAAACGACTAACGGGCCTGCTAGCTCAGCTATTTCATTCAAAACGACTGACTCACAGTTGGCCAAGAGCGGGTACTCGTATGTTGTTAATGTATTGAATTCAGCTGGTAGTGTTATTAATTCATATACGACTTTGACATCAGCCGCGGCGGCTAACAAGTATGACAACACGTCAAATGCAGCCAATGCAACGACTGATGCGCAGGTGCAACGTTTCAAGGTTGTCTATGCACCGATGACGGCGAAGGTCACGTATAACTACGTTGATCAATCCGGTAAGGTGATTAGCACGGCTCGATCAACCAATGGTTATGTCGGCTCAAAGATTCCAGATGGGTCAATGACGATTGCTGGTTATACATTGGTAGGACCAGATAATAATTCAGATGCTGATGGTTTGTTCGATGCTGACTTGGATTCGGTCATCACATACGTTTATAAGCCACAATATCAAGCAGCTAATTTGGTGGTCGACAGTGCGTCACCAATTTCAGCTAACTCAGCAGTTGAATCTGCTTCGGGTGTGACGAGTGGATCATTGGCCTTTAGTACGGCTGACTCACAACTTACGAAGTCTGGATACACATACGTGGTTTACGGTCCGAAGGGTGATTCATACGCAACGTTGACGGCAGCAGTGAAGGCTAATAGCTTGTATGACAACACTGAAAACGGTTCGACATCAGCTGACTCTTCAGCACAAACTTTCCGTGTGTCATATACAGCCGATGCCCAATCAGCTTATATTCGTGTCCAACAGAATTCGCCAGTTAAGGCGGGGTATTCAGTTGCGAATATTACAGGTGTGACTAGCCAAGCGATGTCATTTGGGGTCACGGATGCTGATTTGGCTACGTCTGGTTACACATACACGGTTGGATACGGTTATGACGTGAACAACACGGTTTGGTATTCAACGCTGTCACAAGCTTTGGCAGCCAACAGCACGTTCGATAACACGGATAACACAGGTACAACCGATGCGGCGGCCCAACGTTTCGTTGTCTTGTATGCACCAATGAGTCAGGCGGCGTCAGTTGTGGTGGATGCAAATTCACCAATTAGTGCGGGTTCAACGGCCTTGTCAGCTAATGGTTCAACGGGATCGGCTATCTCATTTACAGCTGATTCGTCATACGCAACATTGGACTCACAACTAGCCAAGAGCGGTTATACGTACACTGTTAAGTATGGTAGTGATTCAACGGCCTACACAACGTTGTCATCAGCTTTGTCAGCGCACTCATACTACAACGCGAACAACACGGCATCAGGCACATCTGATGCTAACCCTGATATGTTCACGGTTAGTTATAAGGCGGCTAGTCAATCAGCCGTGGTCAATGTGGCTGGTACGTCACCAATTAAGGCTAACTCAAAGGTCGATTCAGCTACTGGCGTGACGTCAGGGGCGTTGAGTTTTGCAACTTCTGATGCAAGTTTGGCGGTTGCTGGATACACGTACACGGTCACGGGACCTGATGGCAAGACGTACACAACGTTGTCATCAGCCGTTGCTGCAAACTCAATCTTTGACAATACGACGAACACAGGTAGCACCGATTCAGCAATCCAAAGCTTCACGGTGTCATATAAGGCGGCTTACCAATCAGCTGCGTTGGTTGTGGATGCCGATTCACCAATCAGTGCCAATTCATCATTGGCTTCAGCTGCTGGTGTGACGAAGGGTGCTGTTTCATTCGCCAAGACGGATAGTCAACTAGCGGTGCCAGGATACACGTATGTGGTTTATGCGGCTAATGGTTCAAGTTATGCAACATTGACGGCCGCAATGGCTGCCAACGGTACGTTTGACGATACTGACAATGGTACGGCAACGTCTGATGGATCAGCGCAAGTATTCCGCGTGTCATATAAGGCAGATTCACAACAAGCTAAGGTTACAGTTGGTTTGGAATCACCAATCAGCGCTGGATCAGTGATTGATTCAGCAGCTGGTCCGACGAGTGGCGCGATTGCGTTTGGCACGGTGACGGATAGTTACTTGTACACGCAGGGATACCACTACACAGTTAGCGGCCCGGATGGCACGTCATACAGCACGCTATCTCAAGCGATTGCTGCAAACAGCGCTTATGACAACACGGATAACACCGGATCGACTGACAGTAAGCCACAAACGTTTACGGTTAACTACACGGCTGACATGCAACGCGCATCATTGGGTGTGACATCAGATTCACCAGTCAGCGCTGGTAGTTGGTTGGCTTCAATTTCAGGTGGTACGGCGACGCAGATGCCATTCTCGATTGCTGATGCGTCATTGGCGGTTTCTGGATACACATACCGTGTTATGGGACCAGATGGCGAGTGGTATGCAACGTTGGCTGCAGCACAATCAGCAAATACAACGTTCGACAACACAAGTAATGCGGATGACTCAGATACTGAGACGCAAAACTTCATGATTAGTTATGCGCCAATGAGCCAAGCAGCAACGATTGTCGGGGCTGCTAACTCACCAATTCAAAAGGGAAAGACAATTGAAAGCGCATCTGGTTTGACTGGTAGTGCAATTGCCTTCTCAAACACCGATGCAACGCTGGCTCGTAGTGGTTATCGCTATGTGGTCTACATGGGTTCTGACAGTGCGACGACGTACAGCACTTTGTCAGCAGCTATGGCAGCAAACACGGTTTATGACAACACGAATAACACGGGTTCTTCTGATGCAGCACCACAAGCCTTTACGGTGTCATATATCGCTGATTACCAATCAGCTAACTTGGTGATTGGTGGCGCAACGCAAATCAGTAGTGGTGTCACGCTTGACTCTGCTGCTGGTGTGACGAGTGGTCAGGTATCGTTTGCAACGAACGATTCAGCATTGGATATCGATGGTTACCGTTACATTGTGAAGGCGCCAAATGGCAACACGTATAACACGTTGGCATCAGCTTTGACTGGAAACACCGGTTTGCATGACAACACGAACAACGCCACAGATTCCGATGCAGCACCACAAACTTATACGGTTGAGTATTCAGCTATTACGCAAACGGCTGAAGTTGTCGTTGGTGAGACTGGCGATGAGTATTCAGGTTGA
- a CDS encoding FGGY family carbohydrate kinase, producing MKYTVMIDMAAIDIVATLIDENKNQKVMHFPYEGMAFSTDPVTPDNIVNTLVDSLAAMRADLPGEYDEIVEVRFATGIANGWMALDENFTPLTDVVSGGDNRAAKYVDALMINGIGGQLQRKTGLPMTATEPLVLTLWMKNERPDAYTNAAHFMGVLEYVTYRLFGLNIVDEALAARTGYYNVAHKTWDVQALAVTGLTAEQLPEIVADTEIKAPLLPEVMTKTGLSADTIFYLR from the coding sequence ATGAAATATACAGTGATGATTGATATGGCTGCAATTGATATTGTGGCAACGTTGATCGATGAAAATAAAAATCAAAAGGTCATGCACTTCCCATATGAGGGGATGGCATTTTCAACTGACCCAGTGACTCCCGATAATATCGTGAACACCTTGGTTGATTCACTAGCTGCAATGCGTGCTGATTTGCCAGGTGAGTATGATGAGATTGTTGAAGTCCGCTTTGCAACAGGCATTGCGAACGGCTGGATGGCATTGGATGAAAACTTCACGCCGCTAACTGACGTTGTGTCAGGTGGCGATAACCGCGCGGCGAAGTACGTTGACGCCTTGATGATTAACGGTATCGGTGGTCAATTGCAACGCAAGACGGGCTTGCCAATGACGGCAACAGAACCACTTGTGTTGACGTTGTGGATGAAGAACGAGCGTCCTGACGCTTACACTAATGCAGCGCACTTCATGGGTGTGCTTGAATATGTGACATACCGTTTGTTCGGTTTGAACATTGTTGATGAAGCGCTGGCAGCTCGTACTGGCTACTACAATGTCGCCCACAAGACGTGGGATGTGCAAGCGTTGGCCGTGACCGGTTTAACGGCTGAACAATTACCTGAAATTGTGGCCGATACTGAAATTAAGGCGCCACTTTTGCCTGAAGTGATGACCAAGACAGGATTGAGTGCTGACACGATTTTCTACCTCCGTTAA
- the gnd gene encoding phosphogluconate dehydrogenase (NAD(+)-dependent, decarboxylating) — MKFAMIGLGKMGLNLVKNAADNGHEVVAFDLNADFVKEADAYSDLVSPATDMDDMLAQLPSPKVVWVMVPAGVPTNSTIDTLIEKLDEGDIIIDGGNSNYKDNLEQNKRTTAAGIKFFDAGTSGGMSGARNGGNFMIGGDDAEAWKTLEPLFKSIALEDGYLYTGRLGSGHYLKMVHNGIEYGMMQAIAEGFEVLEASQFDYDYEAVAKLWNHGSVVRSWLMELAEEQFAKDPKLSAISGRMHSSGEGKWTIEESLDLEVPAPVIALSLMMRYRSLQEDTFTGKVVSALRNGFGGHAMDAAK; from the coding sequence ATGAAGTTCGCTATGATCGGCCTTGGTAAGATGGGCTTGAACTTGGTAAAGAATGCTGCAGATAACGGTCACGAAGTTGTTGCTTTTGACTTGAACGCAGACTTTGTTAAGGAAGCTGACGCATACTCAGATTTGGTATCACCAGCTACTGATATGGATGACATGTTGGCACAATTGCCATCACCAAAGGTTGTTTGGGTCATGGTTCCAGCCGGTGTTCCTACGAACTCAACTATCGATACTTTGATCGAGAAGTTGGACGAAGGCGACATCATCATCGACGGTGGTAACTCAAACTACAAGGATAACTTGGAGCAAAACAAGCGCACGACTGCTGCTGGTATCAAGTTCTTCGATGCTGGTACTTCAGGCGGTATGTCAGGTGCACGTAACGGTGGAAACTTCATGATCGGTGGAGACGACGCTGAAGCTTGGAAGACTTTGGAGCCTTTGTTCAAGTCAATCGCCTTGGAAGACGGTTACCTATACACTGGTCGTTTGGGATCAGGTCACTACTTGAAGATGGTTCACAACGGAATCGAATACGGTATGATGCAAGCCATCGCCGAAGGTTTCGAAGTTTTGGAAGCATCACAATTCGACTACGACTACGAAGCCGTTGCTAAGTTGTGGAACCACGGTTCAGTTGTTCGTTCATGGTTGATGGAATTGGCCGAAGAGCAATTTGCTAAGGACCCTAAGTTGTCAGCTATCTCAGGTCGTATGCACTCATCTGGTGAAGGTAAGTGGACGATCGAAGAGTCATTGGACTTGGAAGTTCCAGCACCAGTTATCGCATTGTCATTGATGATGCGTTACCGTTCACTACAAGAAGACACGTTTACTGGTAAGGTTGTTTCAGCTTTGCGTAACGGCTTCGGTGGACACGCAATGGACGCTGCTAAGTAA
- a CDS encoding KxYKxGKxW signal peptide domain-containing protein, whose translation MGETKTRKKMYKSGKFWVAAGLTALSVGVVSSSPKMLTRLGEEMTKASAAQTTSTMTIDTVTDADTDSGASRYVVWGPSGITDHDEYAGKGTYNGTAWSAESSSVADPGGQNYAKLTANGSNTIGYYYINRQFDASQKFTFDGYFHPDTSTGNNNLASNGNWSDWVGLVLTPTDPGKMASDYNMSYGGGGLGIQGFKNAYVLGLDFYQNSGDPAAGPFGALRATDSSGNLTSVPAAMYTNGQNLTQWKTTVKYQMTWWPTGGPGGGPYITASLKDTSGKSWTINTNQSNITLVAPKAFSIGVNAANGQKAADNFASIDNLSGTFATGTTTVKYVDTNGNTIKPSTSFIAAVNDTIGITGLSPKAKAGTADYAFAAPTIRGYKVSSATDVNVSQTAANNTITITYTALPYQESIIQTDTPALWSGSNVITSYWSVDQDNPLGSSATVAQSIVDASLIRSGYSYYITDPNGSNYSTMSSAYAAGTNAWDSTSNSAGVQSDGTPQTWTVKYVPDYQGAYLYTRDYSYANGSYVAGTSAYKDAAGGRTGNAINFATKDSNLPKSGYTYTVTGPDNVTYSTLDSAVAANSFDNTDNKVNGVQSSSDASYQYFTVNYTPATQTTSLVVDSNSPVKAGSVLASSLGATSATLSLPYTDANLTTAGYSYVVKGPNGSTYATLSSAVAATQSTTQLTIREQLIHQPKYSRLVMSALTKQRQLSMIQMAQFQLVQHLRQQVAQRVARLASQPTIQVW comes from the coding sequence ATGGGTGAAACAAAAACAAGAAAGAAGATGTATAAAAGCGGTAAGTTCTGGGTGGCTGCAGGACTAACTGCGCTTTCAGTGGGAGTGGTTTCCTCATCGCCTAAGATGTTAACGCGTCTGGGAGAAGAGATGACCAAGGCGTCAGCTGCACAAACAACGTCAACGATGACGATCGATACCGTGACGGACGCGGATACGGATTCGGGCGCAAGTCGCTATGTTGTATGGGGGCCTTCCGGCATTACAGATCACGATGAGTATGCAGGAAAAGGAACGTATAACGGAACGGCTTGGTCTGCTGAAAGTAGTTCGGTCGCAGATCCGGGCGGTCAAAATTATGCAAAATTGACGGCCAATGGCTCAAATACAATTGGATATTACTATATCAATCGTCAATTTGACGCGTCACAAAAGTTTACGTTTGATGGTTATTTCCACCCTGATACAAGTACAGGAAACAATAATCTAGCGTCTAATGGTAATTGGTCTGACTGGGTTGGATTGGTATTGACACCAACGGATCCAGGTAAGATGGCTTCGGACTATAACATGTCTTACGGTGGTGGTGGACTTGGAATTCAAGGATTTAAAAATGCCTATGTCTTGGGGTTGGACTTTTATCAGAATTCAGGTGATCCAGCAGCTGGTCCGTTTGGTGCCTTGCGTGCGACAGATAGCTCAGGTAATTTGACGTCCGTACCAGCTGCCATGTATACCAATGGTCAAAATTTGACGCAATGGAAAACAACCGTTAAGTACCAGATGACTTGGTGGCCAACAGGCGGACCTGGTGGCGGTCCGTATATTACGGCTTCCTTGAAGGATACGTCTGGAAAGTCATGGACGATTAATACTAACCAATCTAACATTACATTGGTTGCGCCAAAGGCCTTTTCAATCGGTGTTAATGCTGCCAATGGACAGAAGGCTGCCGATAACTTTGCCTCAATTGATAATTTGTCGGGTACGTTTGCTACTGGAACCACGACGGTTAAGTATGTGGATACAAACGGTAACACGATTAAGCCATCGACGAGCTTTATCGCAGCCGTTAACGACACGATTGGTATTACGGGCCTTTCACCAAAAGCTAAAGCTGGTACGGCAGACTATGCATTTGCTGCACCAACGATTCGTGGCTACAAGGTTTCATCAGCAACCGATGTGAATGTGTCACAAACGGCGGCCAACAACACGATTACAATCACGTACACGGCTTTGCCATATCAAGAGTCAATCATTCAAACTGACACGCCAGCTTTGTGGAGTGGTTCAAATGTGATTACGTCATACTGGAGCGTTGATCAAGACAATCCATTGGGAAGTAGCGCGACAGTTGCGCAAAGTATTGTGGACGCTTCATTGATTCGTTCAGGTTATAGCTACTACATCACTGATCCAAACGGTAGCAACTATTCAACGATGTCATCTGCGTATGCAGCCGGCACGAATGCGTGGGATAGTACGTCAAATTCTGCCGGTGTGCAATCTGACGGGACACCACAAACGTGGACGGTTAAGTATGTGCCAGATTATCAAGGCGCTTATTTGTACACGCGTGATTATTCATACGCGAATGGTTCATATGTAGCTGGTACATCAGCATACAAGGACGCCGCTGGTGGCCGAACTGGTAATGCGATTAACTTTGCAACTAAGGACAGTAACTTGCCTAAGTCAGGTTACACATACACCGTTACTGGTCCAGACAACGTGACATATTCAACTTTGGATTCAGCTGTTGCAGCTAATTCTTTCGACAATACGGATAACAAGGTGAATGGCGTTCAATCTTCATCAGATGCGTCATACCAATATTTCACGGTTAATTACACACCAGCGACGCAAACAACGAGCTTGGTGGTCGATTCTAATTCACCAGTGAAGGCTGGCTCAGTTTTGGCATCATCATTGGGTGCTACGAGCGCCACGTTGTCATTGCCATACACCGACGCTAATTTGACGACGGCTGGTTACTCATATGTGGTAAAGGGACCAAACGGGTCAACGTATGCCACGTTGTCATCAGCCGTGGCTGCAACGCAATCTACGACGCAACTAACAATACGGGAACAACTGATTCATCAGCCCAAGTATTCACGGTTAGTTATGTCGGCGCTTACCAAGCAGCGGCAGTTAAGTATGATCCAAATGGCCCAATTTCAGCTGGTTCAACACTTACGTCAGCAAGTGGCACAACGGGTGGCACGATTAGCTTCGCAACCAACGATACAAGTTTGGTGA